The Salvelinus namaycush isolate Seneca chromosome 19, SaNama_1.0, whole genome shotgun sequence DNA window CCCATCTCTCCATGGACTTTGTCACAGACCTTCCCCCCTCGGAGGGGCACACCAGTTTGTCATTTGATTCCTCTGCCTGGTCTCACTACGGCCATGCAGACCGCGGAGGCTCTCTTCTCTCACACCTTCTGGCACTACGGGATCCCAGAGGACATGatgtctgaccgtggtcctcggTTCACCTCCCGTGTCTGGAAAGCCTTCATGGAACgactgggggtcacggtcagcatCACCTCCGGGTACCATCCCCAATcaaatgggcaggtggaaagggTAAATCAGGAACTGGGTAGGTACCTTCGTAGGTACTGTCCGGACCGGACGGGGGAGTGGGCTGCGTTTCTGCCTTGGGAAGGATACGCACAAAACTCCCtccgtcactcctccactaacctcacaCTCTTTCAGTGTGTTCTAGGCTATGAGCCGGCCCGGGCACCCTGGCACCGGAGTCGGATCGAGGCTCCTGTGGTGGACAAAAGGTTCCGGCATGCTGAGGAGGTATGGAACACAGCACACACCCGTCTCCAATGCGTCGTCCTCCGGTAGAAAGCGCAGGCCGATCGTCACTGCAgtgcccgcaaaacaccagtctcaatgtcaacagtgaagaagcaactccgggatgctggccttctaggcagagttgcaaagaaaaagccatatcttagactggccaataagatgggcaaaagaacacagacactgaacagaggaacactgcctagaaggccagcatcccggagtcgcctcttcactgttgacgttgagactggtgtttgcgtgtactatttaatgaagctgccagttgaggacttgtgaggcgtctgtttctcaaactagacactctaatgtacttgtcctcttgttcagttgtgcaccggggcctcccactcctctttctattctggttagatccagtttgcgctgttctgtgaagggagtagtacacagcgttgtacgaaatCTTCAGCTTATTGCCAATTTCtcgccttaatttctcagaacacgaacagactgactagtttcagaaggtttttgtttctggccattttgagcctgtaatcgaacccacaaatgctgatgctccagatactcaactagtctaaagaaggccagttttataacttatttaatcagaacaacagttttcagctgtgctaacataattgcaaaagggttttctaatgatcaattacccttttaaaatgataaacttgtataagctaacacaaagtgccattggaacacaggagtgatggttgctaataatgggcctctgtacgcctatgtagataatccATAAAAAATCTGGCGTTTCCacctacaatagtcatttacaacattaacaatgtctacactgtatgtctgatcaatttgatgttattttaatgtacaaaaaatgtgcttttctttcaaaaacaaggacatttttaagtgaccccacacacacactttaataaactcagtagttctaaacctgcgaCTGCCTACTCATCTCTACACTTGTGAAAGTAtggtgtagcattaagatttcccttcactggaagtaaggggcctagcccgaaccatgaaaaacagcaccagaacattattcctcctctaccaaactttacagttggcactatgtattggggcaggtagtgttctcctggcatccgccaaacccagattcgtccgtccaactgccagatagtgaagcgtgattcatcactccagagaactcgtttccactgctccagagtccaatggcggcaagctttacaacactccagccgatgcttgtcattgcgcatggtgatcttaggcttgtgtgcggctgctcggccaaggAAACACATTTCAagaagctcctgatgaacagttattgtgctgacgttgcttccagaggcaatgttctgttctgtgagcttgtgtggcctacaacttTGCGGCCGAGCcgatgttgctcctagacatttccacttcacaataacagcacttacagggcagctctagcagggcagaaatttgatgaattgacttgttggaaaggtccacgttgaaggtcactgagctcttcagtaaggccattctactgctaatgcttgtctatggagattgcatggctgtgtgctcgattttatactcctgtcagcaacgggtatggctgaaatagccaaatccactcatttgaaggggtgtccacgtaCTTGTGTATGTCTATAGTGAATAATGAAATCAGTCAACTTAAATAAATTCAAATCtttggatttcatatgactgggcaggggtgcagccatgggtgggccttggagggcataggcccccATTTAGCAGCCAGGCTCAcacactggggagccaggaccagccaattAGAGTGTATTTTcccccacaaaatggctttatcATTGGAAGAAATACTCCTCAGCCTTTTATTGTGCCCAGCACAAGGTGtccctgtgtaatgatcatgctgtttaataagcttcttgatataccacacctgtcaggtggatggattatcttggcaatggagaaatgctcactaacagggatgtaaacaaatttgcgcACCAAAAatagagagaaataagcttttttgtgcgtatggaaattgttggggatttatttcagctcatgaaacatgggaccaacaccttacatgttgcatttatatttttattcagtgtagtatcaACATCCTTGAAATGCAAATAATGAATATAAATCAATCTAAAATGTATCATAGATGTGATTGATAAAGGAAAGAGTCCAGTGGCTCATGTGTTTTCCACACCCACTTGGTTTGCATGGCTCTTTCTGTCGTCTTTGGGGACAGGAAGTAGAACAGCGACTGTGAAGTCTGCTATGAATGCAGGGAGGTAGGACAGGGGGATCCAGATGAACTTAGCATCCCAACCAGGTGAGTAGCGGGTCCGTGGGTGGCGGGCTGTAAGGGCATGCTGCATGCAACTGGTCACTTTGGAGATGTCTGAACTGCACAGGAGACCCATGGAGAAATCCTGAGCTTTTACATCTGTAATAGACCACAGGAAATGGATGAAAATCAGACATGAATGTTTCAGCATTGTAATGACATGActaaacaatttaaaaaacatacagtacacagtattTACTCACATTCGTCAAAGAATGTGGGTCCATACGAGTGCTTGACCTCCTCAGGGAGACGGTTCCACAGTCTCTGCAGGTCTGCTTCAATGAGGTCCAGCCTGGTCACACCCGTCTTGAAGAAACCAGGCTCAATGATACTCACTTTTACACCAAAATGCTGCATATCCCGCCTGAACATAAGAGCAAGCAGCTTAGTTGTTATCTAGCTAATACACTAAGATGCTTAAATCTATGAATAACTCTGTGGTGCGAATCTACCCTGCACAGTGTTGCACAGTTCCAGTTCCATAATAGAATGCTTGGAAATGAATCTCTAGTTTCCTGAGTTTATTATATTGTAAAACAATGCCACAGTACCTAAGGCTGTCAGAGAAGGCCTCCACACCATACTTAGATAGGCAGTAGCCTCCTCCGTTGAGGGCAAGCCTCCCCAGGATACTGGCAACATTGACCACCCTTCCTTGAGCCTTCTTTAAGAGTGGGAGGAACTTCAGGGTCACGTCAATCAGACCTATTAAATTCACATCTAGAACTTTCTTGAAGTCCTCCAACTGCATCCATTCAGTGGGGCCTATAGGTGTGGACCTCCCAGCGTTGTTGACCAGCCCCCAGAGACCTGTGatacagagagggaaggagattTCCTACAATAACGACATGTGATACAGCATTATCAAGTATTAGAGTACTCTTATATGATGAGAAATGTGGGTAGAAAGAGATACACTGCAACTGTTCTGTAGAGtaactgtagtaacacacactATTTTCTACTACATGTAATCCTAGAGTGATGCCCCCTAGTGCAATATGTGTCCTATCAATAGCTAGATGAATTCTGGGAATGTCAAAAGGCAATTCATTCATCTTTAACCAGGGCTGGATATGTGAAGCAAAGCTGTCTTAAATATTACATTCACTAATCTGCTTGTGGAAAGAGGTAAAGGATGCAAGATGCATGACATGATTGTGGATCTTGCACCAAATATTTCATTCTAAAGGGGTTGGGCTACAGTAAGTGCAGTAGTAATACTTCAAAGATTGGGATAGCCATAAATCAATATGttttagtgtttagtgtttaaAGCAAGAACATTCCAATTTGGCATCTAATTCAAATCACATAGACCATTTATGTGATTCAGAGTAAACTTGGCTGGTGACTAACAAAAGTTTGTCAATGTTCTCATCACTGTGTCTAGATAATGTTACGGTAGGTTTTCTAGATGTTTCCTCAGCAGCTCTCAAGGTGATAGTGGTTTGAAAATATGCAGATGTATGGGTCAGTTTCGGTTAGTCAAGCACCCCTATCTCATTTTTATCTCGTCCGGTGCTCGACTCTGACTGGCACCCTATCTACCCCCTGCTGCCTTCCTCACTTACCTCGCTCTCCAACCTCAGCGCGCACAAACTCCACCGCACTCTCGATGCTCGGACTGTCGGTAACATTGAACAGAACTGTCTTCAGTCTGGGAGAGGCCGCAGCCTTCAGTTCCGATTCACCTTTCTCCGTGAGACATGCGGCTATTACATGAAACCCCCTTTGGTCAAGCTGCCTTGCCAACAAATGTCCAAATCCGCTATCACAGCCCGTGATAAAGACATGTTTCTTGTCAAAATCTTCAACTTTGAAAGAATCTCTAATAAACCAGGCGATGGCTATGGCTGTAACTGAAATTAGTATGCAGAATAGAGCCAAGTGTGATAGGATTGCCTAAAACAGACACACATAAAATGACATTATTTCTTGCATAATCAACAAGCAATGTAATACAGAAAGTAATGTTATAAAGTTCTAAAAGATGAGGAACTGTATCAATCTCACCTGAAAAAAATCGAATAGAATATTCTCTTCAGACACCAGAGGAAAGACCTGTAGGGGTTAACTTTCAGTTATAGAATGGTACCTTTTCAATAACATATCATCTTGTCTTTTCTTCAAAACACTTACACCAGAGAAAGCTGAGTCTTCATCCATTAGTATTCTAAGTACTCATTCATTTGAATAGTTGACATGTTTGCCAGTATAATAAAAACAGCATAACTATATTGATAAAGAGGAATAGGCTCTAAAGAAACATATAACATCATATGAGTTTTCAAATTAATAAGACAATAGCTTAGTGTTTAGAGTAGGCCTACAATATAAGTATTCCGTTTCTTTTCATATGCAGTTGTTTGTCTGTGTCCTCCATCACCATACTCCTTGTCTATCTTGCTTACAGAACTGGTACACACTTTAAGGATTATATTATTAGTTTGTCATAATCACAGCAGTCACCTGGTCATAAGCAAACTTGGCTGCAGGCAGCTCACAGCTTTTCATTTGACATAGTATACATGTCTGGCGGGTTGAAAGATAATACCTAAAAGCGTATTTCTGGTTTGAGAGAACGTGGCTGAATAGAAAATTCTACAATTCTTCTAAATTCTACAACCCTCTTTTTTCAATAATGATTTCTGATTCCGCAGTTGGAATTAATGGTAGCAAGTCACAGGTATATCCAATGAGAGTAAACATTTGATTAGGAAGCTTTTGTTTTTTGATAGGAAGAATATGCTGTAAGTCATACAGTAGGCTAGGCCTATTTTGATTTCTCATCATGATACTATTCTATCACAGCAGTATAATGGCAAACTGTAATAGTGTTTATCTAACCACCAGATGGCATCTTGGTCTCTCCTAAATGTGTACAAGAAACACTGTTGTAAAGTAAATCATGTGCAAGTCCACACACTGTTGTCAACAAGGTTAAAGGTAATTCATTTCAGGCAGTGTTGtgtttatgtaaaaatgtataataTATAGCCACACAATTATATATAAATTATTCACAAATGCAATAAGTATGTTGTGCTGAATTCAATATGTTCACAATTGAGCATTAAAAGGGTGGAACATTATTACTGCTTACACTTGCATGGGGTTACAAAATTGTTAGTTTCCCCAAATTCTAGGATGTCTGAAAAATCCAGGATTATAGGTACATTTTGCATCCTATACAACATCTTCTGTAATGTGAATTATACATTGGACCTACCATGGCTACTTGCAAGTTTGGTATTTTCTGATCCAGTATATAAAAAAGCAGAATGGAGTTTGTTCCTCTGTCCAACCTACGTGCTTCCCAGTGGCTACTATAAAATGACTTCTGAGGGGCTACAGAATGGGAGCCGTGTCAAAGGTCTGTACTGCTTGATTGTGTAATATGTCCCATTGACCTTCAATGGTTTACATGACCATAATAGTCCTGGTAAATACATCCTCTTCACCTGATTGCCACTAGGGCTAGGCCActcatgtttttcttttgaaggtGCACTCCATTCTGCAAAGTCATACAGTATAATTGAGCAGAGCAGTGTAAGTGTGACGTTGTTCAAGACCAATGAATGAGAAGAAGGGAGCCAGTGCAGGTAAAGTAGAATGCACATAATACTATAATCAGCCATCTCCCCTTAGTAACCTGGGAAACAACTATTGATTGTATCCTTCAATGATATTGGGTAGCTATAagctaatcaaatgtatttatacatatttacatcagcagatgtcacaaagtgcttatacagaaacccagcccaagTAGATCTAGACTAGAGTTTGGATTTATGGTCTAGAGACAGAATATAATTTACTGTATGTATCAAGTGGACACAATGAAAACATCTAAACCACTGAAACACTTTCCATT harbors:
- the rdh1 gene encoding retinol dehydrogenase 1, with protein sequence MVFPLVSEENILFDFFQAILSHLALFCILISVTAIAIAWFIRDSFKVEDFDKKHVFITGCDSGFGHLLARQLDQRGFHVIAACLTEKGESELKAAASPRLKTVLFNVTDSPSIESAVEFVRAEVGERGLWGLVNNAGRSTPIGPTEWMQLEDFKKVLDVNLIGLIDVTLKFLPLLKKAQGRVVNVASILGRLALNGGGYCLSKYGVEAFSDSLRRDMQHFGVKVSIIEPGFFKTGVTRLDLIEADLQRLWNRLPEEVKHSYGPTFFDEYVKAQDFSMGLLCSSDISKVTSCMQHALTARHPRTRYSPGWDAKFIWIPLSYLPAFIADFTVAVLLPVPKDDRKSHANQVGVENT